Proteins from a single region of Gossypium arboreum isolate Shixiya-1 chromosome 1, ASM2569848v2, whole genome shotgun sequence:
- the LOC108481297 gene encoding non-specific lipid-transfer protein 13-like, with translation MSLLFACITVLFWVIGSAVGQSSYDCSEVADNFIPCVTYLVELESRPVDRCCSGLQVLNQMAKINDKGPRNICQCIEDLAYTMNAPYVASRIQSLSRECHIHFSFPISIAMDCYRI, from the exons ATGTCTCTTCTTTTTGCTTGCATCACCGTGCTTTTTTGGGTTATCGGATCAGCCGTCGGACAATCAAGCTATGATTGCTCAGAAGTGGCGGATAACTTCATCCCATGCGTAACCTACCTGGTTGAACTCGAATCGAGACCGGTGGATCGGTGTTGCAGTGGCCTTCAAGTGCTGAACCAAATGGCGAAAATCAATGACAAGGGTCCGAGAAACATATGCCaatgcattgaagatttggcctACACAATGAATGCTCCGTATGTTGCTTCTCGGATCCAGTCTTTGTCTCGAGAATGTCATATTCACTTCAGTTTTCCGATTTCTATTGCCATGGATTGTTACAG GATTTAA
- the LOC108480647 gene encoding zinc finger CCCH domain-containing protein 2-like, translating into MTTVYDPSHHLTSKKLCFKDLEIPPRKKQLHCCHNAAAMELPHHEARLHKYLPSNEDNDGTDDPYGTDHFRMYEFKVRRCTRSRSHDWTDCPFAHPGEKARRRDPTRYQYSSTICSDFRRGGGCPRGDDCEFAHGVFECWLHPTRYRTEACKDGKNCKRKVCFFAHSSRELRLLPESQPPYKNSDKNYNHCCLFCRSVTSSSSLSPTSTLLGLSQFSRSPSLSPPLSPLKHQQRTPRYGGDRISKFGTEMTTSYDDVLLKEVMSCLGTMTLSEVPSPMATTPNTNIPWLDVSFKGAPSMVSPSGSGEYFNGGGDDEKNNGNDVVLDHDLDLGWVNELLM; encoded by the coding sequence ATGACCACTGTTTATGACCCTTCACACCATCTCACCTCCAAAAAATTGTGTTTCAAGGACCTTGAAATCCCTCCAAGGAAAAAGCAACTCCATTGTTGCCACAACGCCGCCGCCATGGAACTTCCCCACCACGAAGCTAGGCTCCACAAATACCTTCCTTCCAATGAAGACAATGACGGCACCGATGATCCATACGGCACCGACCATTTCCGCATGTACGAGTTCAAGGTAAGAAGGTGTACAAGGAGCCGTAGCCATGACTGGACTGACTGTCCTTTTGCTCATCCAGGTGAAAAAGCCCGCCGTCGTGACCCTACTCGGTACCAATACTCCTCCACCATCTGTTCTGACTTCCGCCGGGGCGGTGGTTGTCCTCGCGGCGATGACTGTGAGTTCGCTCATGGAGTGTTCGAATGTTGGCTTCACCCTACACGTTACAGAACCGAAGCGTGTAAAGATGGTAAGAACTGTAAGCGTAAGGTTTGTTTCTTTGCTCATTCGTCACGTGAGCTTCGTCTCTTGCCGGAATCACAACCGCCATACAAAAACTCCGACAAGAACTATAACCATTGCTGCTTGTTTTGCCGGTCGGTTACATCGTCGTCGTCGTTGTCCCCAACAAGTACTCTCTTGGGTTTATCTCAATTCTCAAGATCCCCATCCCTGTCACCGCCTCTATCTCCCTTAAAACACCAGCAACGAACACCAAGGTACGGCGGTGATCGTATTAGTAAATTTGGAACCGAAATGACAACCAGTTACGATGATGTTTTGTTGAAGGAAGTCATGAGTTGTTTAGGAACCATGACTTTGTCCGAAGTACCTTCACCAATGGCTACTACTCCAAATACAAACATTCCATGGCTTGATGTTTCATTCAAAGGAGCTCCTTCAATGGTAAGTCCTTCTGGTTCTGGTGAATATTTCAATGGTGGTGGTGATGATGAGAAAAACAAtggaaacgatgtcgttttggatCATGATCTTGACCTCGGGTGGGTTAATGAGCTCTTGATGTAG
- the LOC108481296 gene encoding uncharacterized protein LOC108481296 has product MEEPKIGDCEECKKKASKYKCPGCCLRTCSLPCVNAHKQRTGCTGKRNITSFVPLSRFDDNLLLSDYNLLEETKRIAESATRIRSKLCNTTNGGHHPRFKLPHPLRNLRTAAASRRTKLLFLPSGMSKRETNQTRFNHRKKYISWTIEWRFHSTDVVLLDHGIHEDTSLCSLIENHLQPSPWNHPLRKFCEEQLDSLKFFIRKYPKGSKSPFRELDIKAPLRKLLADMVVLEYPVIHVFLPSNTVILKLSGESSRHHGPEGKDSSGADNEIPKGVTFKEEEIEDNGSSLEPQVFDLMKHVLSSPMHQILLKTSLRKHSVVTQFCLCRQSRAGNRVHCSLQAKDSGLFDDMEFDFDQGLIDAYSDLIAEINPDDFLDLEGEFAKQPETEDRTDLSNSRGVFFAEELEEGEILD; this is encoded by the exons ATGGAGGAACCAAAGATTGGGGATTGCGAAGAGTGCAAAAAGAAGGCGTCAAAATACAAGTGCCCAGGTTGCTGCCTCCGCACCTGCAGCCTCCCTTGCGTTAATGCTCACAAGCAACGCACTGGCTGCACTGGCAAACGCAACATCACTTCCTTTGTTCCCCTCTCTCGCTTCGACGATAATCTTCTCCTCTCCG ATTATAATCTGCTGGAGGAAACGAAGAGGATCGCTGAATCTGCTACAAGAATAAGGTCCAAACTATGTAACACTACCAATGGTGGACATCATCCTCGTTTTAAGCTACCACACCCTCTTCGAAACCTCCGCACTGCTGCTGCCTCTCGCAGAACTAAGCTCTTGTTTCTGCCTTCTGGAATGTCTAAGAGGGAAACTAATCAAACTCGATTTAACCACAG GAAGAAGTATATTTCATGGACCATTGAATGGCGGTTTCACTCTACAGATGTTGTTTTACTTGACCATGG TATACATGAAGATACAAGCCTCTGTTCATTAATTGAAAACCATCTGCAACCTAGTCCCTGGAATCATCCTCTCAGGAAGTTCTGCGAGGAGCAGCTCGACTCCCTCAAGTTTTTTATCCGAAAATACCCTAAG GGATCCAAATCGCCTTTCCGGGAGTTAGACATAAAGGCCCCATTACGGAAACTATTAGCTGATATGGTTGTTCTAGAGTATCCTGTGATTCATGTGTTTCTTCCTTCGAACACTGTGATTTTGAAGTTATCAGGAGAATCATCTCGCCACCACGGGCCAGAGGGAAAAGATTCTAGCGGTGCTGATAATGAAATACCAAAAGGTGTTACCTTCAAGGAGGAGGAAATAGAAGACAATGGTAGCTCTTTAGAACCTCAGGTCTTTGATCTTATGAAGCATGTGCTGTCAAGTCCAATGCATCAAATCCTTCTCAAAACAAGTCTGAGAAAGCATTCGGTGGTAACTCAGTTTTGTCTTTGTCGGCAGAGCCGGGCAGGAAACAGGGTACATTGCAGCCTCCAGGCTAAGGACTCTGGATTATTTGATGACATGGAGTTTGATTTTGATCAAGGCTTAATAGATGCGTATTCAGACCTGATTGCCGAAATTAATCCAGATGACTTTCTTGATTTAGAAGGTGAATTTGCTAAGCAACCAGAAACAGAAGATAGAACAGACCTTTCAAATTCGAGGGGAGTTTTCTTTGCTGAGGAATTGGAGGAGGGGGAGATCCTAGATTAA
- the LOC108483192 gene encoding 26S proteasome non-ATPase regulatory subunit 2 homolog A — protein MSDQKNDAGTSQANAPAKDPKKKEDQKKKDDEDLSEEDLALKQQLELYVERVQDSDPGLQKVALESMRHEIRTSTSSMTSVPKPLKFLRPHYGTLKAFYETMPESDLKKYLADILSVLALTMSAEGERESLKYRLLGSEGDIGSWGHEYVRNLAGEIAQEYGKRQSEEAAIEDLMELVQQIVSFHMKHNAEPEAVDLLMEVEDLDLLVEHVDKTNFKRTCLYLTSAARYLPGPDDMLVLDIAYTIYLKFEEFASALQIALSLDNMQHVRQVFTSCDNQLKKMQFCYILARHGITFELDDEMVADDEERETLQDIINNTKLSESYLSLARDIEVMEPKSPEDIYKAHLLDGRASAGASVDSARQNLAATFVNAFVNAGFGQDKLMTAPADSSIGGSSGNWLFKNKEHGKTSAAASLGMILLWDVDSGLAQIDKYFHSNDNHVIAGALLGVGIVNCGVKNDCDPALALLSDYISKEDSSVRIGAIMGLGIAYAGAQNEQIRSSLTLILNDAKAPLDVIAFTAISLGLIYVGSCNEEVAQAIIFALMDRSESELGEPLTRLLPLALGLLYLGKQERVEATAEVSKTFNEKIRKYCDMTLLSCAYAGTGNVLKVQNLLGHCAQHLEKGETHQGPAVLGIAMVAMAEELGLDMSIRSLEHLLQYGEQNIRRAVPLALGLLCISNPKVNVMDTLSRLSHDSDSEVAMAAVISLGLIGAGTNNARIAGMLRNLSSYYYKDASLLFCVRIAQGLVHLGKGLLTLNPYHSDRFLLSPTALAGLVTMLHACLDMKAMVLGKYHYVLYFIVLAMQPRMLMTVDENLKPLSVPVRVGQAVDVVGQAGRPKTITGFQTHSTPVLLAAGDRAELATEKYIPLSPILEGHVILKENPDYREDS, from the exons ATGTCGGATCAAAAAAACGACGCCGGAACTTCTCAGGCAAATGCTCCGGCGAAGGATCCAAAGAAGAAAGAGGACCAAAAGAAGAAAGATGATGAGGATCTG TCGGAGGAGGATTTGGCTTTGAAACAACAGTTGGAGTTATATGTAGAGAGAGTTCAGGATTCCGATCCTGGGTTACAGAAAGTAGCTCTTGAGAGCATGAG GCATGAAATCCGGACTTCAACAAGCTCTATGACTTCTGTTCCGAAGCCATTGAAGTTTCTCCGTCCTCATTATGGAACCCTAAAAGCTTTTTACGAGACAATGCCAGAATCCGATTTGAAG AAATACTTGGCCGATATCCTGTCCGTGTTGGCACTGACCATGTCTGCAGAGGGAGAGCGG GAGAGTTTGAAGTACAGATTGTTGGGTTCGGAAGGTGATATTGGTTCGTGGGGTCATGAGTATGTGAG GAACTTGGCTGGAGAAATTGCACAAGAGTATGGGAAGCGACAG AGCGAAGAGGCTGCAATTGAAGATCTAATGGAGCTTGTGCAACAGATTGTTTCATTTCACATGAAG CACAATGCTGAACCTGAAGCTGTTGATCTCTTGATGGAG GTTGAGGATCTTGACCTTTTAGTTGAGCATGTTGACAAGACAAATTTCAAGAGAACTTGTCTATACCTCACCAGTGCTGCTAG ATACCTTCCTGGACCAGATGACATGTTAGTTTTGGATATTGCATACACAATATATCTCAAGTTCGAGGAATTCGCGAGTGCACTTCAAATTGCACTTTCCCTTGACAACATGCAG CATGTGAGACAGGTGTTTACGTCTTGTGATAATCAGCTAAAGAAGATGCAATTTTGCTACATTCTTGCTCGACAT GGGATCACCTTTGAGCTTGATGATGAGATGGTTGCAGATGATGAAGAAAGAGAGACTTTACAGGATATCATCAACAATACTAAATTAAGTGAAAGTTATCTCAGTCTTGCTCGTGATATCGAGGTCATGGAGCCTAAATCTCCGGAAGATATCTATAAG GCTCACTTGCTTGATGGCCGTGCTAGTGCTGGTGCAAGTGTTGATTCAGCTAGACAGAATTTGGCTGCTACGTTCGTCAATGCATTTGTTAATGCTGGTTTTGGCCAG GATAAGTTAATGACGGCGCCAGCAGACTCTTCAATTGGTGGTTCATCTGGAAATTGGCTTTTCAAAAACAAAGAACATGGGAAGACCAGTGCCGCAGCAAGTCTG GGTATGATTCTATTGTGGGATGTCGACTCTGGGCTTGCTCAGATCGACAAGTATTTCCATAGCAACGATAACCATGTGATTGCTGGAGCATTATTAGGAGTTGGGATTGTCAATTGTGGTGTTAAGAATGATTGCGACCCT GCACTGGCTCTATTGAGTGATTATATTAGTAAAGAGGATTCTTCAGTCCGTATTGGTGCAATTATGGGTTTGGGAATTGCATATGCTGGTGCCCAGAATGAGCAG ATCCGTAGCAGCTTGACTCTGATACTTAATGATGCAAAGGCTCCCCTTGATGTGATAGCATTTACTGCAATTTCGTTGGGTTTGATATACGTGGGTTCCTGCAATGAGGAGGTTGCACAGGCTATTATATTTGCTTTAATGGACCGAAGTGAGTCAGAGTTGGGGGAGCCCCTCACTCGTCTTCTGCCACTTGCTCTTGGTCTTTTATACCTTGGGAAGCAG GAAAGAGTGGAGGCGACTGCAGAGGTCTCAAAGACGTTCaatgaaaaaataagaaaatattgtGATATGACACTACTTTCTTGTGCGTACGCTGGAACCGGGAATGTTCTGAAG GTCCAAAACCTTCTTGGTCATTGTGCTCAGCATCTTGAGAAGGGTGAAACCCACCAAGGTCCAGCTGTGCTTGGTATCGCCATGGTAGCAATGGCTGAGGAATTGGGTCTTGATATGTCAATTCGTTCACTAGAGCATCTTTTGCAGTATGGTGAGCAGAATATCCGTCGTGCGGTTCCTTTGGCTCTTGGTCTTCTTTGTATATCAAACCCAAAG GTTAATGTTATGGACACATTAAGCAGGCTTAGTCATGATTCAGATTCAGAAGTTGCAATG GCTGCAGTTATCTCCTTGGGTTTAATAGGTGCTGGAACCAATAATGCTCGCATTGCTGGCATGCTTCGCAATCTTTCAAGTTATTACTACAAGGATGCTAGCCTTCTCTTTTGT GTGCGAATTGCTCAAGGTTTAGTTCATTTGGGGAAGGGTCTATTGACTCTTAATCCATATCATTCTGACCGCTTTTTGCTATCACC GACTGCACTTGCTGGTTTGGTTACAATGTTGCACGCATGCCTCGATATGAAAGCTATGGTACTGGGAAAATACCATTATGTCCTCTACTTCATTGTTCTGGCAATGCAG CCAAGGATGTTGATGACTGTCGACGAAAACCTCAAACCTCTATCGGTCCCAGTCCGTGTAGGTCAAGCTGTTGATGTTGTCGGGCAGGCTGGTCGACCCAAGACTATCACTGGCTTCCAGACCCATTCCACTCCGGTTCTTCTTGCTGCCGGTGATAGAGCAGAACTGGCTACCGAAAA GTATATTCCCCTTTCACCCATCCTGGAGGGGCATGTTATTTTGAAAGAAAACCCAGACTACAGAGAGGATAGTTAA
- the LOC108483689 gene encoding protein TPX2-like: MEVSTETVTATVIDELYEFSAPCFFDFTKGESEEEIRDAELWFETALSYAPSPFMIRIKAGNRTFQMESLCNFSEEEQMQKASGSSDATAPNSNLEDKPQVEQEPDKVKEEAKPPGAKVEIKQIVTKITNDNKEKENIGTVGAQENDSALAKKSHLNGLGDEEKSKSTVQADTEACTPKPLMSSQKKLVSGKKHQTAKKIASTIRNSLLKPKNANAGTPNLAQENQAVKRQKLDGGRSRQILNVKPHNLPHKSKLGLTSDSSNLCSSTAKPSNKLDRRVYVREQAAPFVSMAEMMKKFQSCTRDSSRPHSSSNMPVLRLTRPKEPEFETAQRMRPVAVKSTAELEEEMMAKIPKFKARPLNKKIFEASTLPSLPRSTPKTPEFQEFHFETMARASKNAETSSVASTEVSRQNTQWKPHLTEPKTPVLQTSLRARPITVKSSIELEQEELEKAPKFKARPLNKKIFESKGELGIFCNTKKLVTIPQEFHFATHERIPPPAAVFDLFDKLSLKSESSHDPIPRNTIPNPFHLQTEERGAEKEKKFVMEIIEKQFEEERARVPKANPYPYTTDYPVIPSKPEPKQCTKPEPFQLESLVRHEEEMKREMEERQRKEKEEAQMRIFKAQPVLKENPIPVSEKVRKPLTQVQAFDLHVNHRAMDRAEFDQKIKEKEMVYKRFREESEAARMIEEEKALKQLRRTMVPHARPLPKFDHPFCPQKSSKETTKPKSPHLRVLQRIERKKTISSFATPTSSPATLMR; this comes from the exons ATGGAGGTATCAACGGAAACGGTAACGGCAACGGTGATCGACGAGTTGTATGAGTTCTCGGCACCGTGTTTCTTCGATTTCACGAAAGGGGAATCGGAAGAAGAAATACGTGATGCCGAGCTTTGGTTCGAAACCGCATTAAGCTATGCACCTTCTC CTTTTATGATTAGAATCAAGGCTGGTAATAGAACCTTTCAAATGGAGAGTCTCTGCAATTTCAGTGAAGAAGAGCAAATGCAGAAG GCATCGGGATCATCGGATGCAACAGCTCCTAACAGTAACTTAGAGGATAAGCCTCAAGTGGAGCAGGAGCCTGATAAAGTAAAGGAAGAAGCTAAACCCCCTGGGGCCAAGGTTGAAATCAAACAAATTGTCACTAAG ATTACTAATGATAATAAAGAGAAGGAAAACATAGGGACTGTTGGTGCTCAAGAAAATGACAG TGCCCTAGCCAAAAAATCACATTTAAATGGTCTTGGTGATGAAGAGAAAAGCAAATCCACTGTGCAAGCAGATACTGAAGCTTGCACTCCTAAACCATTGATGAGTTCTCAGAAAAAACTGGTGAGCGGCAAGAAGCATCAGACAGCTAAAAAGATAGCTAGTACGATACGGAATTCGTTGTTGAAGCCGAAAAATGCCAATGCTGGAACACCTAATTTGGCTCAAGAAAACCAAGCCGTTAAACGTCAGAAACTAGATGGAGGAAGATCTAGACAG ATCCTAAATGTAAAGCCCCACAACTTGCCCCACAAGTCAAAGCTTGGTCTTACCAGTGATAGTTCCAACTTGTGCTCTTCTACTGCCAAACCTTCCAACAAATTGGACAGAAGG GTTTATGTTCGAGAACAAGCAGCACCATTTGTTTCAATGGCAGAAATGATGAAAAAGTTCCAATCATGTACCAGAGATTCGTCACGTCCTCACAGTTCATCAAAT ATGCCAGTGCTCAGATTGACAAGGCCTAAAGAACCCGAATTCGAAACAGCGCAGAGAATGCGTCCGGTAGCGGTGAAGAGCACCGCAGAGCTTGAGGAAGAAATGATGGCTAAAATTCCAAAGTTCAAAGCAAGACCATTGAACAAAAAG ATTTTTGAAGCTTCAACACTACCTTCATTACCAAGAAGTACTCCGAAGACTCCAGAATTTCAGGAATTTCACTTTGAGACAATGGCTAGAGCAAGTAAGAATGCAGAGACATCTTCGGTAGCTTCAACAGAAGTGTCTCGCCAG AATACTCAATGGAAACCTCATCTCACAGAACCTAAAACCCCAGTGCTTCAAACATCTCTAAGGGCAAGACCTATAACGGTCAAAAGTTCTATTGAACTTGAGCAGGAGGAGCTTGAAAAAGCTCCTAAATTTAAGGCAAGGCCATTGAATAAAAAG ATATTTGAGAGCAAAGGAGAATTGGGGATCTTCTGTAACACAAAGAAATTGGTGACTATACCTCAAGAATTCCATTTTGCAACACATGAGAGGATTCCACCACCAGCAGCAGtttttgatttatttgataaG CTTTCTCTGAAATCAGAATCTAGCCATGATCCAATCCCAAGAAACACCATTCCCAATCCATTCCATCTCCAAACAGag GAAAGAGGtgctgaaaaagaaaagaagttcGTGATGGAAATTATAGAGAAGCAGTTTGAAGAAGAAAGAGCCAGGGTTCCCAAGGCTAATCCATATCCATACACCACTGACTACCCTGTG ATACCTTCAAAACCCGAACCAAAACAATGTACAAAACCAGAACCGTTCCAGTTGGAGAGTCTGGTTAGGCACGAGGAGGAGATGAAAAGAGAGATGGAAGAAAGGCAGAGAAAGGAGAAAGAAGAAGCTCAGATGAGGATCTTTAAGGCTCAGCCGGTTCTAAAAGA GAATCCAATTCCTGTTTCTGAAAAGGTTCGCAAGCCTCTAACACAAGTGCAAGCGTTCGACCTCCATGTCAATCATCGAGCAATGGATAGAGCAGAATTCGATCAAAAA ATTAAAGAGAAAGAAATGGTTTACAAGAGATTCAGAGAGGAAAGTGAGGCTGCTAGAAtg ATTGAGGAAGAGAAAGCATTGAAGCAACTAAGAAGGACAATGGTTCCCCATGCTAGGCCTCTTCCCAAGTTTGATCATCCTTTCTGCCCACAAAA GTCTTCCAAGGAAACAACAAAACCGAAATCGCCACATCTACGAGTTCTCCAAAGAATAGAAAGGAAGAAAACGATCAGTTCATTTGCCACACCAACTTCGAGTCCCGCCACTCTTATGAGGTGA
- the LOC108481975 gene encoding zinc finger CCCH domain-containing protein 2-like, with the protein MTTVYDPSHHLTSKNLCFKDLEIPPRKKQLHCCPNAAAMELPHHEARLHKYLPSNEDDDGTEDPYGTDHFRIYEFKVRRCTRSRSHDWTDCPFAHPGEKARRRDPTRYQYSSTICSDYRRGSECPRGDDCEFAHGVFECWLHPTRYRTEACKDGKNCKRKVCFFAHSSRELRLLPESPPPLKYKNPDKNYNHCCLFCRSVTSSSSLSPTSTLLGLSHFSRSPSLSPPLSPLKHQQRTPRYGGDRISIFGTEMTTSYDDVLLKEVMSCLGTMNLSEVTSPMAPTANTNIPWLDVSFKGAPSMVSPSGSDEYFNGGGDDEKNNGNGVVLDHDLDLGWVNELLM; encoded by the coding sequence ATGACCACTGTTTATGACCCTTCACACCATCTCACCTCCAAAAATTTGTGTTTCAAGGACCTTGAAATCCCTCCAAGGAAAAAGCAACTCCATTGTTGCCCCAACGCCGCCGCCATGGAACTTCCCCACCACGAAGCTAGGCTCCACAAATACCTCCCCTCCAATGAAGACGATGACGGTACCGAGGATCCATACGGCACCGACCATTTCCGTATATACGAGTTCAAAGTAAGAAGGTGTACAAGGAGCCGTAGCCATGACTGGACTGACTGTCCCTTCGCTCATCCAGGTGAAAAAGCCCGCCGTCGTGACCCTACTCGGTACCAGTACTCCTCCACCATCTGTTCTGACTACCGGCGTGGCAGTGAGTGCCCTCGCGGCGATGACTGTGAGTTCGCTCATGGAGTGTTTGAGTGTTGGCTTCACCCTACACGTTACAGAACCGAAGCTTGTAAAGATGGTAAGAATTGCAAGCGTAAGGTTTGTTTCTTTGCTCATTCGTCACGTGAGCTTCGTCTCTTGCCGGAATCACCACCGCCATTGAAGTATAAAAACCCTGACAAGAACTATAACCATTGCTGCTTGTTTTGCCGGTCGGTAACATCATCGTCGTCGTTGTCCCCGACAAGTACTCTCTTGGGTTTATCTCATTTCTCGAGATCCCCGTCCCTATCGCCGCCTTTATCTCCCTTAAAACACCAGCAAAGAACACCAAGGTACGGTGGTGATCGTATCAGTATATTTGGAACCGAAATGACAACCAGTTACGATGATGTTTTGTTAAAGGAAGTAATGAGTTGTTTAGGAACCATGAATTTATCCGAAGTAACTTCACCAATGGCGCCTACTGCAAATACAAACATTCCATGGCTTGATGTTTCATTCAAAGGAGCTCCTTCAATGGTAAGTCCTTCTGGTTCTGATGAATATTTCAATGGTGGTGGTGATGATGAGAAAAACAAtggaaacggtgtcgttttggatCATGATCTTGACCTCGGATGGGTTAATGAGTTGCTGATGTAG
- the LOC108482255 gene encoding leucine-rich repeat extensin-like protein 4, whose amino-acid sequence MASTLYCSFVISHTLLLFLLHLSSSSAATHHHHHHHHRSLSPNPKLQQAYTALQAFKKVIYSDPNNITTNWVGPDVCKYTGVYCAPHPHDKTIKVVAGIDLNGDDIAGYLPDELGLLTDLALIHLNSNRFCGIVPQTLSNLSHLVELDLSNNRFVGPFPTVVLSLTSLKYLDIRYNEFEGSLPAQLFAKDLDAIFVNNNRFSNVIPNNFVASSASVVVFANNKLGGCLPPSIANFANTLEELLLINTSLSGCLPPEVGYLYKLKVLDVSNNNLVGPIPYSIAGLAHLEILNLAHNMMSGIVPSGVCVLPNLKNFTFSYNFFCEEEGVCGNLSSNGVAFDDRRNCLPEKPRQRSEKECEAALEHPVECLDYHCGGGGGGSIAIPPAMVPVATPMLSPFMAPGHA is encoded by the coding sequence ATGGCTTCAACTTTGTATTGTTCATTCGTCATTTCCCATACCTTGCTCCTCTTTCTACTCCACCTCTCTTCCTCCTCCGCCGCTACTCACCACCACCACCATCACCACCACCGTTCACTGTCTCCAAACCCAAAGCTCCAACAAGCTTACACAGCCCTCCAAGCTTTCAAAAAAGTCATCTACTCCGACCCCAACAACATCACCACGAACTGGGTTGGCCCCGACGTATGCAAATACACAGGCGTGTACTGCGCACCACACCCTCACGACAAAACCATCAAAGTCGTCGCCGGTATTGACCTAAACGGCGACGACATCGCCGGTTACCTCCCCGATGAACTCGGTCTTCTCACCGATCTTGCTCTTATCCACCTCAACAGCAACCGCTTCTGTGGCATCGTCCCACAAACGTTATCCAATCTCTCTCACTTAGTCGAACTCGATTTAAGTAACAACCGATTCGTCGGCCCTTTTCCAACGGTCGTCCTTTCTTTAACGTCACTTAAGTATCTCGATATCCGTTACAACGAGTTCGAAGGGTCATTACCGGCTCAACTATTCGCTAAAGACCTCGACGCCATCTTCGTAAACAACAACCGGTTCTCTAACGTGATACCGAATAATTTCGTCGCTAGCTCGGCTTCCGTTGTCGTCTTCGCCAATAACAAACTCGGCGGTTGTTTGCCGCCGAGCATCGCAAACTTCGCCAACACGTTAGAAGAGCTTTTATTGATCAACACCAGCTTGTCGGGTTGCTTACCGCCGGAAGTGGGTTACCTTTATAAACTCAAAGTATTGGATGTTAGTAATAATAATTTGGTCGGTCCAATACCTTATAGTATTGCCGGGTTAGCTCATTTGGAGATATTAAACTTAGCTCATAACATGATGAGTGGGATTGTACCTTCGGGTGTCTGTGTTTTGCCTAATTTGAAGAATTTCACGTTTTCTTACAACtttttttgtgaagaagaaggggtTTGTGGGAATTTGAGTTCAAATGGTGTGGCTTTTGATGATCGCCGGAATTGTTTGCCGGAAAAGCCGAGGCAAAGAAGTGAGAAAGAGTGTGAAGCAGCGCTTGAACATCCGGTGGAATGTTTGGATTACCATTGTGGTGGCGGTGGTGGTGGTTCGATTGCGATTCCTCCGGCTATGGTACCTGTGGCTACACCGATGTTATCACCTTTTATGGCTCCAGGACATGCATAA